A stretch of Prosthecochloris marina DNA encodes these proteins:
- a CDS encoding glycosyltransferase family 2 protein — protein MTIDRSEGTKKPVVSIITPVYNRADYLAETIESVLAQTFHNWELLIIDDGSDNDDSRRISEIYCKRDARIRYYYESHGGISAARNHGISRARGKYLALLDSDDRYLPQGLEILVHALQSAAEPVKLVYANFIKYFQAEDRFQPTRVQPPKPRPGLYLQFMVPGGNPVAPSASLAERSVIQDIGGFDSSFDGLEDRELWSRLVRKYEIAHVAQQVAIYRKHSNQITDPKNRAAKRLLNDKQAYTFFSALPLESWFPQAKEPKSQAKALDQLALALLKRSNPPVDTALYLLRLAQLKSPTRQRKIFLADLEAKIPGILREQFCCEERFNIPNV, from the coding sequence ATGACCATCGATAGAAGCGAAGGTACAAAGAAACCAGTGGTTTCGATTATCACGCCCGTCTATAACCGGGCTGATTATCTCGCTGAGACCATCGAGAGCGTTCTTGCACAAACATTTCACAACTGGGAACTTCTTATTATCGATGATGGATCTGATAACGATGACAGCCGCCGGATTTCAGAGATATACTGTAAACGTGATGCACGCATCCGCTATTATTATGAGTCTCATGGTGGTATCAGCGCTGCGCGCAATCATGGTATCTCCCGTGCACGAGGGAAATATCTGGCGTTGCTGGACTCGGATGATCGCTATCTTCCCCAAGGTCTTGAGATTTTAGTACATGCTTTACAATCTGCAGCTGAACCGGTTAAGCTCGTCTACGCAAACTTCATCAAGTACTTCCAGGCAGAAGATCGTTTTCAGCCAACGCGGGTTCAGCCTCCGAAGCCAAGACCCGGTTTGTATCTACAGTTTATGGTACCGGGTGGCAATCCCGTCGCGCCTTCTGCTTCTCTCGCGGAACGTAGCGTTATTCAAGATATCGGTGGGTTTGACAGCAGTTTTGACGGTCTCGAAGATCGTGAACTCTGGTCCAGGCTGGTACGTAAATATGAAATCGCGCATGTTGCACAGCAGGTTGCGATTTATCGTAAACACAGCAATCAGATAACGGACCCGAAAAACCGTGCAGCAAAGCGACTGCTCAACGATAAGCAGGCTTATACCTTCTTTTCCGCGCTCCCACTTGAATCCTGGTTTCCTCAGGCAAAGGAGCCAAAAAGTCAGGCAAAAGCGCTTGACCAGTTAGCTTTGGCGCTCCTGAAGCGTTCTAATCCGCCTGTCGATACGGCTTTGTACTTGCTTCGTCTGGCTCAGTTGAAAAGTCCAACCCGGCAACGTAAAATCTTTCTGGCCGACTTGGAAGCAAAGATTCCAGGTATTCTCCGGGAACAGTTTTGTTGCGAAGAGCGCTTTAATATCCCAAACGTTTGA
- a CDS encoding radical SAM protein produces the protein MIERESVQVYVNGRPVLRRVQIEPTNRCNFTCGYCRRTHWARPEGDMRLERFREVLDRLPEVSHIHLQGVGEPLLNKDLPAMIRCSRLCGARVGTTTNASLLSMKKAMALLDSGINRINLSVDTLEATDFSRLRPGLSIKKVLANITELAELRYNGGYEDISLAFALVTVQPAIESLSSIIRLAAELGLDEVYLQNLNGSFLPAGYLDEESPGDNGYGYYREATQSAHALASRLGIRFLPPAMDIPDYSWRCRWPLHGCNVTWDGFVSPCCLQPDPDVLHFGNLFETDFEKIWSSPAYHHFRARVQADCEPLCAGCPDRYGQMWHPTANPFAELQP, from the coding sequence ATGATTGAGCGTGAATCTGTACAGGTATATGTCAATGGGCGACCGGTATTGCGACGGGTTCAGATAGAGCCGACCAATCGTTGCAATTTCACGTGTGGTTATTGCCGGCGGACACACTGGGCCAGACCGGAAGGAGATATGCGTCTGGAGCGGTTTCGAGAGGTTCTTGACCGCCTGCCGGAAGTGTCTCACATCCATTTGCAGGGTGTCGGTGAACCTTTACTGAACAAGGATCTGCCAGCGATGATCCGTTGTAGTCGTTTGTGTGGGGCACGTGTCGGCACAACTACCAATGCCTCTTTGTTGAGCATGAAAAAGGCTATGGCACTGCTCGATTCGGGGATAAATCGTATCAACCTATCCGTAGACACGCTTGAGGCAACAGATTTCAGTCGCCTCCGCCCCGGTTTATCCATAAAAAAAGTTCTTGCAAACATTACTGAACTTGCTGAGCTGCGTTACAACGGCGGCTACGAGGATATCAGTCTTGCGTTTGCGCTGGTTACGGTGCAGCCTGCTATTGAGAGTCTAAGCTCGATAATCAGGCTTGCTGCGGAGCTTGGTCTGGATGAAGTTTACCTGCAGAATCTCAACGGAAGCTTTCTTCCGGCTGGCTATCTTGACGAGGAAAGTCCCGGTGATAATGGTTATGGATACTACAGAGAGGCGACACAATCAGCACATGCCCTTGCATCAAGGCTTGGTATTCGTTTTCTGCCGCCTGCAATGGATATTCCTGACTACTCGTGGCGTTGCCGATGGCCATTGCATGGCTGCAACGTCACCTGGGACGGTTTTGTCTCGCCCTGCTGCTTGCAGCCGGATCCTGATGTACTACATTTCGGCAACTTGTTCGAAACGGACTTCGAGAAGATCTGGAGCAGTCCTGCTTACCATCATTTCCGTGCCCGTGTACAGGCGGATTGCGAACCTCTCTGCGCCGGATGTCCGGACCGTTACGGCCAAATGTGGCACCCCACTGCAAACCCGTTTGCGGAGCTTCAACCATGA
- a CDS encoding acetate--CoA ligase family protein — protein sequence MSNFPLIACDSVEVIAGYMHGLTQPSLSARLRISNSQKFAGINRQLVQLLGPYVPPEHLSEIDDGQGGDCNALAGMIGDAVGGLQESAGIPVLNSTKIISGSQNGEKVAGSTELIITMFFPSLIPLAAKLVLEWLLSVLNNMGPEQRELSTKQGKKLDQLFQRLKTLAPGGSNNIRFIRAADTLGIPVVALPGGVFQYGWGIRGRWFNSSITDETPFIAVKYAKSKLLTASVLASAGIPVPEGKRVKNMTEAASLAGRIGFPVVVKPADLDQGKGVYADLRTENEVYAAFKQAGKLSTNIMLERHHKGHAFRITLFRGESVVIVKRQPAGVTGNGVATVEQLIEKTNTDPRRSSSRFSIMKPIAVDEEARLLLQQEGLRLDSVPQEGRFVALKKAANVSTGGDVIILEKDDIHPSYLSLVKRAAALLRLDIAAVDFITDDIEKSWQESDAVIIEVNAQPQMGTILTHLHGQLLSSYVPKKGRIPSMLVLGADREDVIRRIRENSGHDLSGLGSVSTDGIFIGRERIGDGGKDSISEARMLIINPSVSGLLLAGELEAIESDGLALPFIKKIVFGSWPDEWEKTPKQMELLSSQHDCEIWFVRNHPLQSYSRQLFARDKVRVFESLDSMIEASIQVLSEENND from the coding sequence ATGAGCAATTTTCCTTTAATAGCATGTGATTCTGTTGAAGTCATAGCTGGTTATATGCATGGGTTGACTCAACCGTCGCTCTCAGCCAGGCTTCGAATTTCGAATTCCCAAAAGTTTGCCGGAATAAACCGGCAACTTGTTCAGCTGCTCGGGCCTTATGTTCCCCCTGAGCATCTGTCGGAGATCGATGATGGGCAGGGTGGAGATTGTAATGCATTAGCCGGGATGATAGGGGATGCTGTTGGTGGGCTGCAAGAATCTGCCGGGATACCGGTACTGAATTCAACAAAGATTATCAGTGGTAGTCAGAACGGTGAAAAGGTAGCCGGCTCAACTGAGCTGATCATTACCATGTTTTTTCCTTCGCTTATTCCGCTTGCTGCCAAACTTGTTCTCGAGTGGTTACTGTCGGTGCTTAATAATATGGGGCCTGAACAGAGGGAGCTGTCAACAAAGCAGGGCAAAAAGCTTGATCAGCTCTTTCAGAGGCTCAAAACTCTCGCTCCCGGTGGTTCGAACAATATCCGTTTTATTCGTGCAGCGGATACTCTCGGTATACCTGTTGTCGCTTTACCGGGAGGTGTATTTCAATATGGTTGGGGAATCAGAGGGCGATGGTTCAACAGCAGCATTACCGATGAAACACCCTTCATCGCTGTGAAGTATGCGAAAAGCAAGCTGTTAACCGCTTCGGTATTGGCAAGCGCAGGTATTCCTGTGCCGGAGGGAAAACGCGTCAAAAATATGACGGAAGCGGCCTCTTTGGCTGGCAGGATTGGCTTTCCTGTAGTGGTAAAACCGGCAGATCTTGACCAGGGTAAGGGGGTATATGCCGACTTGAGGACCGAAAACGAGGTTTACGCAGCATTCAAGCAGGCAGGTAAGCTGTCGACGAATATCATGCTGGAGCGCCATCATAAAGGCCATGCATTTCGTATCACACTATTTCGGGGTGAAAGTGTCGTTATCGTGAAACGACAGCCTGCAGGGGTTACTGGTAACGGAGTTGCAACGGTGGAACAGCTTATTGAAAAGACAAATACCGATCCAAGACGTTCCTCCAGTCGTTTTTCGATCATGAAGCCGATTGCTGTGGATGAAGAGGCACGCTTGTTGTTACAGCAGGAGGGGCTTCGCCTTGATTCTGTTCCACAGGAAGGGCGATTCGTCGCCCTGAAAAAAGCTGCAAATGTGAGTACCGGGGGTGATGTAATCATTCTTGAAAAAGATGATATTCACCCTTCTTATCTCTCTTTGGTCAAGCGGGCGGCAGCACTGCTTCGTCTGGATATAGCGGCGGTCGATTTCATCACGGATGATATCGAAAAGTCCTGGCAGGAATCTGATGCCGTCATTATCGAGGTGAATGCCCAGCCGCAGATGGGAACCATTCTTACTCATCTTCACGGTCAATTGCTCAGTAGCTATGTCCCGAAAAAAGGCAGAATCCCGTCGATGTTGGTTTTGGGGGCCGATCGTGAAGACGTGATTCGGAGGATACGGGAAAACAGTGGGCATGATCTGTCAGGTTTAGGAAGTGTTTCAACGGACGGCATATTCATTGGCAGGGAACGCATCGGTGACGGAGGTAAGGATTCTATTTCAGAAGCGCGTATGCTCATTATCAACCCATCTGTTTCTGGGTTGCTTCTTGCAGGCGAACTCGAGGCGATTGAATCCGATGGGCTTGCGCTGCCATTTATTAAAAAGATAGTCTTTGGCAGTTGGCCGGATGAATGGGAGAAGACGCCCAAGCAAATGGAACTGTTGAGCAGCCAGCATGATTGTGAGATATGGTTCGTGAGAAACCATCCGCTCCAGTCATACAGCCGACAGTTGTTCGCTCGGGACAAGGTACGCGTTTTCGAATCCCTCGATTCAATGATCGAAGCTTCCATCCAGGTTCTAAGCGAAGAAAACAATGATTGA
- a CDS encoding helix-turn-helix domain-containing protein: MTDKSLSNWVALSDKMLVGQIGAFVRHHRLEQNKTQNTLAHEAGISRSTLSLLERGETVTLATLIQVLRVLDQLQVMDAFVVEQRISPLMMAKIQKEKRQRARGKQGGDTTKHDW; encoded by the coding sequence ATGACTGATAAATCACTCTCAAATTGGGTAGCATTGAGTGACAAGATGCTTGTTGGGCAAATAGGGGCTTTTGTGCGACACCACCGCCTGGAACAGAACAAAACCCAGAATACACTTGCTCATGAGGCCGGTATCAGCCGATCGACGTTGAGCTTGCTGGAAAGGGGCGAAACTGTCACCCTCGCGACCTTAATCCAGGTACTCAGGGTACTGGACCAGCTGCAGGTAATGGATGCCTTTGTCGTGGAACAACGCATCAGCCCTTTGATGATGGCCAAAATACAGAAAGAAAAAAGACAACGGGCCAGAGGAAAACAGGGCGGCGATACAACAAAACATGATTGGTAA